A part of Chiloscyllium punctatum isolate Juve2018m chromosome 27, sChiPun1.3, whole genome shotgun sequence genomic DNA contains:
- the LOC140453389 gene encoding transcription cofactor vestigial-like protein 2 isoform X2, with translation MSCLDIMYHTYGAHRPYFTSTPAYAAQTLSVYPRVQGVAMEGGTSSTGRPGKEDSLLDKDRPEAEYINSKCVLFTYFNGDISSTVDEHFTRALSNYSPESRSYKPRKSTAGSSEGTSLTQRNFPASFWDSNYQVPAPCPAPAASSSSSSSSIDSPPAELHFSPTEPYPGPLHPHLAQPPEHWHYPLGASLSPQGAAYHHPRTIRELYPVNPNLDPRYSSLLVPTLRSSRLQPAISGQETSSPWTGVFPTAEVTQTLNLNVEAAQPCCLPGGLLFS, from the exons ATGAGCTGTCTGGATATTATGTACCACACATATGGAGCGCATCGCCCTTATTTCACAAGCACCCCAGCGTATGCAGCACAG ACTCTCTCTGTTTACCCGCGAGTTcagggagtggcgatggaaggTGGAACCAGCAGCACTGGCCGCCCCGGCAAAGAGGATTCCCTCCTGGACAAGGATAGACCTGAGGCCGAGTACATTAACTCCAAATGTGTTCTCTTCACCTATTTTAACGGGGATATCAGCAGCACGGTGGATGAGCACTTTACCAGAGCACTGAGCAACTACAGCCCTGAGAGCAGGAGTTACAAAcccaggaaaagcactgcaggGTCATCAG AGGGCACTTCTCTGACTCAGCGCAATTTCCCGGCATCTTTTTGGGACAGTAATTACCAGGTGCCAGCCCCTTGCCCAGCCCCAGCAGcgagtagcagcagcagcagcagcagcattgaCTCACCCCCCGCTGAGCTCCATTTCAGTCCCACAGAGCCTTACCCGGGTCCCCTACACCCTCACCTAGCCCAGCCACCGGAGCATTGGCACTACCCGCTGGGTGCCTCCCTCAGCCCACAGGGTGCAGCGTACCATCACCCCAGGACTATCCGTGAACTCTACCCAGTCAACCCCAACCTGGACCCCCGCTACAGCTCCCTGCTGGTGCCAACACTACGCTCTAGCCGACTGCAGCCAGCCATTTCCGGCCAAGAGACAAGCTCCCCATGGACAGGGGTCTTCCCCACCGCCGAAGTGACACAAACTTTAAACTTAAACGTGGAAGCAG CTCAACCCTGCTGTCTTCCTGGAGGACTCCTCTTCAGCTGA
- the LOC140453389 gene encoding transcription cofactor vestigial-like protein 2 isoform X3, with amino-acid sequence MEGGTSSTGRPGKEDSLLDKDRPEAEYINSKCVLFTYFNGDISSTVDEHFTRALSNYSPESRSYKPRKSTAGSSEGTSLTQRNFPASFWDSNYQVPAPCPAPAASSSSSSSSIDSPPAELHFSPTEPYPGPLHPHLAQPPEHWHYPLGASLSPQGAAYHHPRTIRELYPVNPNLDPRYSSLLVPTLRSSRLQPAISGQETSSPWTGVFPTAEVTQTLNLNVEAGLQNHDRAKDVFWF; translated from the exons atggaaggTGGAACCAGCAGCACTGGCCGCCCCGGCAAAGAGGATTCCCTCCTGGACAAGGATAGACCTGAGGCCGAGTACATTAACTCCAAATGTGTTCTCTTCACCTATTTTAACGGGGATATCAGCAGCACGGTGGATGAGCACTTTACCAGAGCACTGAGCAACTACAGCCCTGAGAGCAGGAGTTACAAAcccaggaaaagcactgcaggGTCATCAG AGGGCACTTCTCTGACTCAGCGCAATTTCCCGGCATCTTTTTGGGACAGTAATTACCAGGTGCCAGCCCCTTGCCCAGCCCCAGCAGcgagtagcagcagcagcagcagcagcattgaCTCACCCCCCGCTGAGCTCCATTTCAGTCCCACAGAGCCTTACCCGGGTCCCCTACACCCTCACCTAGCCCAGCCACCGGAGCATTGGCACTACCCGCTGGGTGCCTCCCTCAGCCCACAGGGTGCAGCGTACCATCACCCCAGGACTATCCGTGAACTCTACCCAGTCAACCCCAACCTGGACCCCCGCTACAGCTCCCTGCTGGTGCCAACACTACGCTCTAGCCGACTGCAGCCAGCCATTTCCGGCCAAGAGACAAGCTCCCCATGGACAGGGGTCTTCCCCACCGCCGAAGTGACACAAACTTTAAACTTAAACGTGGAAGCAG GTCTTCAGAACCACGACAGAGCTAAGGATGTGTTCTGGTTTTAG
- the LOC140453389 gene encoding transcription cofactor vestigial-like protein 2 isoform X1, translating to MSCLDIMYHTYGAHRPYFTSTPAYAAQTLSVYPRVQGVAMEGGTSSTGRPGKEDSLLDKDRPEAEYINSKCVLFTYFNGDISSTVDEHFTRALSNYSPESRSYKPRKSTAGSSEGTSLTQRNFPASFWDSNYQVPAPCPAPAASSSSSSSSIDSPPAELHFSPTEPYPGPLHPHLAQPPEHWHYPLGASLSPQGAAYHHPRTIRELYPVNPNLDPRYSSLLVPTLRSSRLQPAISGQETSSPWTGVFPTAEVTQTLNLNVEAGLQNHDRAKDVFWF from the exons ATGAGCTGTCTGGATATTATGTACCACACATATGGAGCGCATCGCCCTTATTTCACAAGCACCCCAGCGTATGCAGCACAG ACTCTCTCTGTTTACCCGCGAGTTcagggagtggcgatggaaggTGGAACCAGCAGCACTGGCCGCCCCGGCAAAGAGGATTCCCTCCTGGACAAGGATAGACCTGAGGCCGAGTACATTAACTCCAAATGTGTTCTCTTCACCTATTTTAACGGGGATATCAGCAGCACGGTGGATGAGCACTTTACCAGAGCACTGAGCAACTACAGCCCTGAGAGCAGGAGTTACAAAcccaggaaaagcactgcaggGTCATCAG AGGGCACTTCTCTGACTCAGCGCAATTTCCCGGCATCTTTTTGGGACAGTAATTACCAGGTGCCAGCCCCTTGCCCAGCCCCAGCAGcgagtagcagcagcagcagcagcagcattgaCTCACCCCCCGCTGAGCTCCATTTCAGTCCCACAGAGCCTTACCCGGGTCCCCTACACCCTCACCTAGCCCAGCCACCGGAGCATTGGCACTACCCGCTGGGTGCCTCCCTCAGCCCACAGGGTGCAGCGTACCATCACCCCAGGACTATCCGTGAACTCTACCCAGTCAACCCCAACCTGGACCCCCGCTACAGCTCCCTGCTGGTGCCAACACTACGCTCTAGCCGACTGCAGCCAGCCATTTCCGGCCAAGAGACAAGCTCCCCATGGACAGGGGTCTTCCCCACCGCCGAAGTGACACAAACTTTAAACTTAAACGTGGAAGCAG GTCTTCAGAACCACGACAGAGCTAAGGATGTGTTCTGGTTTTAG